Proteins from a single region of Bradyrhizobium diazoefficiens:
- a CDS encoding DNA polymerase Y family protein, translating to MSASSVNRRRILSLWLPRLPIDRIQRFFCALGKANEPSIVVMKDNNALVIHALDEAAERLGLYIGQPLANARAMCPDLKVFDADVVADAKTLSDIADWCDRFTPLVALDPPHGLFLDITGCAHLFGGEAALLQTLVRALARQGFAVSAAIAGTSVCARTLTRQATGSIVADGGEAAAIDRFPVSALGADETITTGLRRAGLKTIGDVASRAPSEITARFGARFSTLLAHALGQGDAPINPRKPLPDYIVEKRFAEPIATDTMIAMTLSRQADTLIASMEKQGKGARRLEATFFRTDGVVRAITVETGRPVTRSAVIDRLFRERLDALADPLDPGFGFDMVRLSASRTEIVVQEQRDLDAHVHDNDELAALIDRIAARIGGKRVVVHLPQDTHIPECAVLAAPAQHHLAAAMQAEWPARAKSEPPLRPLRLFDKPELVTVPFATVPDGPPHQFTWRRAKHAVVRVEGPERIAMEWWRQDGKQLSRDYFRIEDAEGLRFWIFRDGLYEGEVFDAEGKPAPPNWYVHGLFA from the coding sequence ATGAGTGCCAGTTCAGTGAACCGTCGGCGTATTCTCAGCCTGTGGCTGCCGCGCCTGCCCATCGACCGGATCCAGCGATTCTTCTGCGCGCTGGGTAAGGCCAATGAACCAAGCATTGTCGTCATGAAGGACAACAATGCGCTGGTGATCCATGCGCTGGACGAGGCTGCCGAGCGCCTCGGCCTGTACATCGGCCAGCCGCTGGCGAATGCGCGGGCGATGTGTCCGGATTTGAAAGTGTTCGATGCCGATGTCGTGGCCGATGCGAAGACGCTCAGCGACATCGCCGACTGGTGTGATCGCTTCACGCCGCTGGTGGCGCTTGATCCGCCGCACGGGCTGTTCCTCGACATCACCGGCTGTGCGCATCTGTTCGGCGGCGAGGCTGCGCTGTTGCAGACCCTCGTCCGTGCTCTGGCGCGCCAGGGCTTTGCCGTCAGCGCGGCCATTGCCGGCACCTCGGTCTGCGCGCGCACGCTGACGCGGCAGGCCACGGGCAGCATCGTTGCCGATGGCGGAGAGGCGGCGGCGATCGACCGGTTTCCGGTGTCTGCGCTCGGTGCAGACGAAACCATCACCACCGGCCTGCGCCGTGCCGGCTTGAAGACCATCGGCGATGTCGCCTCGCGCGCGCCGAGTGAAATCACGGCGCGGTTCGGCGCACGATTCTCGACCTTGCTCGCGCATGCGCTGGGGCAGGGCGATGCACCGATCAATCCGCGAAAGCCATTACCCGATTACATCGTGGAGAAACGCTTTGCCGAGCCGATCGCGACCGACACCATGATCGCGATGACGCTGTCGCGGCAGGCGGACACGCTGATTGCCTCCATGGAGAAGCAGGGCAAGGGCGCGCGGCGGTTGGAAGCCACGTTCTTCCGCACCGACGGCGTGGTGCGCGCGATCACAGTCGAGACCGGACGTCCCGTGACGCGCAGTGCCGTCATTGATCGTCTTTTCCGCGAACGTCTCGATGCGCTCGCCGATCCCCTCGATCCCGGCTTCGGCTTCGACATGGTGCGGCTGTCGGCGAGCCGTACCGAGATCGTGGTGCAGGAGCAGCGCGATCTCGACGCTCATGTCCACGACAATGATGAGCTCGCCGCGCTGATCGACCGTATCGCCGCGCGGATCGGCGGCAAGCGCGTCGTCGTTCACCTGCCGCAGGACACCCATATCCCCGAATGTGCGGTGCTGGCCGCGCCCGCCCAGCATCATCTCGCCGCCGCCATGCAGGCCGAATGGCCGGCGCGCGCCAAGAGCGAGCCGCCACTGCGTCCCCTGCGGCTGTTCGACAAGCCAGAACTGGTCACCGTACCGTTCGCGACCGTGCCGGATGGCCCGCCGCATCAATTCACCTGGCGGCGCGCGAAACATGCGGTCGTGCGGGTGGAAGGACCCGAGCGCATCGCCATGGAATGGTGGCGGCAGGACGGCAAGCAGCTGAGTCGGGATTATTTCCGCATCGAGGATGCCGAGGGCCTGCGCTTCTGGATTTTTCGCGATGGTCTTTACGAGGGTGAGGTGTTCGACGCCGAAGGCAAGCCCGCTCCGCCCAACTGGTATGTGCACGGTCTCTTCGCATGA
- a CDS encoding efflux RND transporter periplasmic adaptor subunit, with translation MVVENTKRLQVLTKRRVIASVVLLAIAGMGAYGFLSVGAKEKNHSEVSSQSRKNAQNFTPTPSEWATLTIEPVNARTFRAEYITEGKVAVDEDRSTPVFSPYAGRVTKLLAKPGESVTQGQPLFTIEAADTVQAQNDFIAAMTSQNKAKSALELADIQYRRAKDLYEGRAIPLKDYQQAEATQVQAQNDMRSSVTALEAANNKLRILGFTDETIKAFQNKGTINPEITIYAPISGTVVQRKIGPGQYVNSGASDPVFVIGDLSTVWLTAFVRESDAASVSVGQDISVNVMALPGRPLTAKINYVAAAIDPNTRRLLVRATIDNKDGLLKPEMFANVTIYSAGDRGAPAVPKQALIYEGDQVRIWVAREDKSVELRQIKIGLINGNLVEVTSNVKPGENIVVKGSLFIDRAASGS, from the coding sequence ATGGTAGTTGAAAATACCAAGCGATTGCAGGTGCTTACAAAACGGCGGGTGATCGCATCCGTGGTTTTGCTGGCAATTGCCGGGATGGGCGCCTATGGCTTCCTGTCTGTGGGCGCCAAGGAGAAGAATCACTCCGAAGTCTCCAGCCAGTCGCGCAAGAACGCTCAGAATTTCACGCCGACGCCGTCGGAATGGGCGACGCTGACAATCGAGCCTGTCAATGCCAGGACCTTCCGCGCCGAGTACATCACTGAAGGCAAGGTCGCCGTCGATGAGGATCGTTCGACGCCGGTGTTCTCGCCCTATGCCGGCCGGGTGACCAAGCTGCTCGCCAAGCCAGGCGAAAGCGTGACCCAAGGTCAACCGCTGTTCACAATCGAGGCCGCCGATACTGTGCAGGCTCAGAACGATTTCATCGCGGCGATGACATCTCAGAACAAGGCAAAGTCGGCGCTCGAGCTTGCCGACATCCAGTACCGGCGCGCCAAGGATCTCTACGAAGGCCGCGCCATTCCGCTCAAGGATTATCAGCAGGCGGAAGCGACCCAGGTCCAGGCGCAGAACGACATGCGCTCCTCCGTGACGGCGCTGGAGGCCGCAAATAACAAGCTGCGCATCCTTGGGTTCACCGATGAGACGATCAAGGCGTTCCAGAACAAGGGCACCATCAATCCCGAGATCACGATCTATGCGCCGATCTCGGGCACAGTCGTGCAGCGCAAGATCGGCCCCGGTCAGTACGTCAATTCCGGCGCCAGCGATCCGGTCTTCGTGATCGGCGATCTCTCCACGGTCTGGCTCACCGCCTTCGTGCGCGAGAGCGATGCCGCCTCCGTCAGTGTCGGGCAGGACATCAGCGTCAACGTGATGGCGCTCCCGGGCCGCCCGCTGACCGCCAAGATCAACTACGTCGCCGCCGCGATCGATCCCAATACCCGCCGCCTGCTGGTCCGCGCCACCATCGACAACAAGGACGGTCTGCTCAAGCCGGAAATGTTCGCCAACGTCACGATCTATTCGGCCGGCGACCGCGGGGCACCTGCGGTGCCGAAGCAGGCGCTGATCTACGAAGGCGACCAGGTCCGCATCTGGGTCGCGCGTGAAGACAAGTCGGTCGAGCTGCGCCAGATCAAGATCGGCCTCATCAACGGCAACCTCGTCGAGGTCACCAGCAACGTGAAACCCGGCGAGAACATCGTCGTCAAGGGCAGCCTGTTCATCGATCGCGCGGCGTCCGGTAGCTGA
- a CDS encoding putative DNA modification/repair radical SAM protein has protein sequence MDVQRKLEILADAAKYDASCASSGTEKRDSSDGKGMGSTAPGMGICHSYAPDGRCISLLKVLFTNACNYDCLYCVNRASSNVPRARFTIDELVKLTIDFYRRNYIEGLFLSSGIIRNPDYTMEQVVSVARKLREEHHFRGYIHLKTIPEADDALIAEAGKYADRLSINIEMPEETSLQQFAPEKDVRAIRRTMGRLRLKLDEAEEGGTAKTKTKSQRFAPAGQSTQMIVGADGASDHTILHTSSNLYGSYRLRRVYYSAFSPIPDASRALPLRAPPLLREHRLYQADWLMRFYGFDVGEIVDGGAMLPLDIDPKLAWALRHRDRFPLDVNRASREELLRVPGFGTKAVERIIATRRTTTIRLSDLARLHVPRNKALPFIVLSDHRPSPHRLDEVRLIERFKPKATQLGLGF, from the coding sequence ATGGACGTACAACGCAAGCTGGAGATCCTGGCGGACGCCGCCAAATACGATGCTTCCTGTGCCTCCAGCGGCACCGAAAAGCGGGATTCCAGCGACGGCAAAGGCATGGGCTCGACCGCGCCCGGCATGGGCATCTGCCATTCCTACGCGCCGGACGGACGCTGCATCTCGCTGCTCAAGGTGCTGTTCACCAACGCCTGCAATTACGACTGCCTCTATTGCGTCAACCGCGCCTCCTCCAACGTGCCGCGCGCCCGCTTCACCATCGACGAATTGGTCAAGCTCACGATCGACTTCTATCGGCGCAACTACATCGAAGGATTGTTTCTCTCCTCCGGCATCATCCGCAATCCTGATTACACCATGGAGCAGGTGGTCAGCGTCGCACGAAAGCTGCGCGAGGAGCATCACTTCCGCGGCTACATTCACCTGAAAACCATTCCGGAGGCAGACGACGCGCTGATCGCGGAAGCCGGCAAATATGCCGACCGCCTCTCCATCAACATCGAGATGCCTGAAGAAACGAGCCTGCAGCAATTCGCGCCGGAAAAGGACGTCCGCGCGATCCGCCGCACCATGGGCCGGCTGCGGCTGAAACTGGACGAGGCCGAGGAAGGCGGCACCGCGAAGACGAAAACAAAATCGCAGCGCTTCGCGCCAGCCGGACAAAGCACACAGATGATCGTCGGCGCCGATGGCGCTTCCGACCACACCATTCTCCACACCAGCTCCAATCTCTACGGCTCATACCGGCTGAGGCGCGTCTATTACTCCGCCTTCAGCCCGATCCCAGATGCGAGCCGCGCACTGCCTCTGCGCGCGCCGCCACTGCTGCGCGAGCACCGGCTCTACCAGGCCGACTGGCTGATGCGGTTCTACGGCTTCGACGTCGGCGAGATCGTCGACGGCGGCGCGATGCTGCCGCTCGACATCGATCCGAAACTCGCCTGGGCACTGCGTCATCGCGACCGCTTCCCGCTCGACGTCAACCGCGCCAGCCGCGAGGAGCTGCTGCGCGTGCCGGGCTTCGGCACCAAGGCGGTTGAACGCATCATCGCGACCCGGCGCACCACCACGATCCGCCTCTCCGATCTCGCGCGATTGCATGTACCTCGTAACAAGGCGCTGCCGTTCATCGTCCTCAGCGATCACCGCCCCTCGCCGCATCGCCTCGACGAGGTACGGCTGATCGAGCGGTTCAAGCCGAAGGCAACACAATTAGGGCTTGGCTTCTGA
- a CDS encoding DNA repair protein, translated as MSGARMSALATLRSQIERIETTEIVHHHDRVALGHSEVDCALKGGLARAAIHEVFCAGSQGAAATGFVTGLAGRVTVRRPLLWVRQDFSEIETGALSMSGLAELGLDPRRVVMVRAADVESALRTSADALACDALGAVVLELWGETRQFDLVASRKLTLAAQSSGVTGLLLRMAAQPMPSTAETRWMLRAAHSPPGLASMPAAPWSAWGAPRFDAELLRNRHGPCGRWIMEWKCDECQFSEPSAYSQPVAAAPAHRPDPAILLRAG; from the coding sequence ATGAGCGGCGCACGCATGAGCGCGCTTGCGACCTTGCGCAGCCAGATCGAACGGATCGAGACGACGGAAATCGTGCATCATCACGACCGCGTTGCGCTCGGCCACAGCGAGGTGGACTGCGCCTTGAAAGGCGGGCTCGCGCGCGCGGCGATCCACGAGGTGTTTTGCGCTGGGTCTCAGGGCGCAGCCGCAACGGGCTTTGTCACCGGTCTTGCGGGCCGCGTCACGGTGCGCCGGCCGCTGCTGTGGGTGCGGCAGGATTTCTCAGAGATAGAGACCGGTGCGCTGTCGATGAGCGGGCTCGCCGAGCTTGGTCTCGATCCGCGCCGCGTGGTGATGGTGCGTGCCGCCGATGTCGAGAGCGCGCTACGCACTTCGGCCGATGCGCTCGCCTGCGATGCGCTCGGCGCCGTCGTGCTCGAGCTCTGGGGCGAGACCAGGCAGTTCGATCTCGTGGCGAGCCGCAAGCTGACACTGGCCGCGCAATCGTCCGGCGTCACCGGTCTGTTGCTTCGGATGGCGGCGCAACCGATGCCCTCGACCGCGGAGACGCGATGGATGCTGCGCGCGGCACATTCGCCGCCGGGGCTGGCATCAATGCCTGCGGCGCCTTGGAGCGCCTGGGGCGCGCCGCGCTTCGATGCCGAACTGTTGCGCAATCGTCATGGCCCATGCGGCCGGTGGATCATGGAATGGAAATGTGATGAGTGCCAGTTCAGTGAACCGTCGGCGTATTCTCAGCCTGTGGCTGCCGCGCCTGCCCATCGACCGGATCCAGCGATTCTTCTGCGCGCTGGGTAA
- a CDS encoding CoA transferase yields the protein MQSPTGILKDIWTSAGGDKAALERVHLTGDEPQIPSSFRVAVAGQTTIAAAGLAAAEIWRLRSGEAQDVSVDMRHAVAECRSERYLRLDDRPPPPAWDAIAGVYKTGDNRFVRCHTNFRHHRDAVCRVLGCVPEREKVQAALMQWNGEEFETAAYAAGGVVALMRSYDEWSALPQARALAELPLISIEQIGDAPPKLWSEGDRPLSGLRVLDLSRVIAGPVAGRTLAAHGADVLLVSGPELPAISWLTIDTGRGKLTTFIELKSEAGRAQMRTLLRDADIVSQGYRPRALSALGFSPEQAAEINPGIVYVTLSAYGHAGPWAERRGFDSLVQTTTGFNDAEGKAAGIDGPKELPAQMLDHATGYLMAFGAMMARARQAREGGSWHVRVSLAQTGRWLWNLGRLDGGLNTADLTAEAVHAAFMETVSSGFGTLQAVRHSAVLPRTPAQWSRPAMPLGSHPPRWPH from the coding sequence ATGCAAAGCCCTACCGGCATTCTCAAGGATATCTGGACCTCCGCGGGCGGCGATAAAGCCGCGCTCGAACGCGTGCACCTGACCGGCGACGAGCCGCAGATCCCGTCCTCGTTTCGCGTCGCCGTCGCCGGACAAACAACGATCGCCGCCGCAGGTCTTGCCGCTGCCGAAATCTGGCGACTGCGCAGCGGCGAGGCGCAGGACGTCAGCGTCGACATGCGCCACGCCGTCGCCGAATGCCGCTCCGAGCGCTATCTGCGCCTTGACGACAGGCCGCCGCCTCCTGCTTGGGACGCCATCGCCGGAGTCTACAAGACCGGCGATAATCGCTTCGTCCGCTGCCACACCAATTTTAGGCATCACCGCGATGCCGTCTGCAGGGTGCTCGGCTGCGTGCCCGAGCGCGAGAAAGTGCAGGCCGCGCTGATGCAGTGGAACGGCGAGGAATTTGAAACCGCGGCTTATGCTGCCGGCGGGGTCGTTGCGCTGATGCGCTCTTACGACGAATGGTCCGCGCTGCCGCAGGCACGTGCACTCGCCGAATTGCCGCTGATATCGATCGAGCAGATCGGCGATGCCCCGCCAAAACTGTGGTCTGAAGGCGATCGTCCGCTCTCGGGCCTCCGCGTGCTCGATCTCTCCCGCGTCATCGCAGGTCCCGTCGCCGGCCGCACGCTCGCGGCGCACGGCGCCGACGTGCTCCTGGTATCGGGGCCGGAGCTGCCCGCCATTTCCTGGCTCACCATCGACACTGGTCGCGGCAAGCTCACCACCTTCATCGAGCTGAAGAGCGAGGCAGGCCGGGCGCAGATGCGTACGCTGTTGAGGGACGCCGACATTGTCTCGCAAGGCTATCGCCCGCGCGCGCTCTCCGCCCTCGGCTTCTCGCCGGAGCAGGCCGCGGAGATCAATCCCGGCATCGTTTACGTCACGCTGTCGGCTTACGGCCATGCCGGTCCGTGGGCCGAGCGGCGCGGCTTCGATTCACTGGTCCAGACCACGACCGGCTTCAACGATGCGGAAGGGAAGGCCGCCGGCATCGACGGTCCCAAGGAATTGCCGGCGCAGATGCTCGACCACGCCACCGGCTATCTGATGGCGTTCGGCGCGATGATGGCCAGGGCGCGCCAGGCCCGTGAAGGCGGCAGCTGGCACGTGCGCGTGTCCCTGGCGCAGACCGGACGCTGGCTATGGAATCTCGGCCGGCTCGACGGCGGTCTTAACACCGCCGATCTTACGGCCGAGGCCGTACATGCTGCCTTCATGGAAACGGTGTCATCTGGCTTCGGCACGTTGCAGGCGGTGCGCCATTCGGCCGTGCTGCCGAGAACGCCGGCGCAATGGAGTCGTCCAGCGATGCCGCTCGGCAGCCATCCGCCGCGATGGCCGCACTGA
- a CDS encoding error-prone DNA polymerase → MTTSVYAEIGITTNFSFLRGGSDPRAYVHQASILGLPVIGIADHNTLAGVVRAYKELDNDKVLHKPKLLIGARIVFIDGTPDILVYPRDRTAYGRLCQLLTKGKRGDDIIRIEKGECRLSFADLLEFSEGQLLILTLPHRFEPAQALDILAKLRASRAEGVWLAASLIYRGDDRRRLARLDDIAGQAKVPLLATNEVLYHDPGRRPLQDVLTCIREKTTIEAVGRKLEANAERFLKTPREMARLFRDFPDAIAETMRFADRIDFSLDQLKYQYPDEPVPPGKTAQGHLEDLTWAGVEKYFGVIDNIDEKLRATLKKELALIAELKYAHYFLTVHDIVHYARSQNILCQGRGSAANSAVCYVLGITSVDPTKVDLLFERFISKERLEPPDIDVDFEHSRREEVMQYVYRRYGRHRAAIIATVIHYRPRSAIRDVGKALGLTEDVTAALADTVWGSWGNGLNDMQVRQAGLDPQNPMINLAVELATELIEFPRHLSQHVGGYVLTQDRLDTYVPIGNAAMDDRTFIEWDKDDVDALNMMKVDVLALGMLTCIRKCFDLIADHKGERWVLASVPQDDENVYDMLCRGESLGVFQVESRAQMNMLPRLKPREFYDLVIEVAIVRPGPIQGDMVHPYLRRRNGLEKVSYPSPSPDHGDKDELYNVLHKTLGVPLFQEQAMRIAIEAAKFTSEEANGLRRSMATFRNVGTIGQYEEKLIGNMVARGYDANFARSCFDQIKGFGSYGFPESHAASFAQLVYISSWLKYHHPDAFCCGLLNSQPMGFYAPAQIVGDVRKNGVEVREIDVSHSFAQSTLENTDGKYCAVRLGFRQIDGFHWLDEDEERLKRSQLSFRGAPLGANPESIGPHTPGEMDSGLVADATPRNDKREDWADRIIAARNRRPFTSLEDFARDTGLPKRALILLADADAFRSLGLDRREALWQVRRLPDDVPLPLFEAATAREQPDEQAKPLPVMPRPEQVVADYQTIRLSLKGHPMEFLREMFSRERIVACKEISHENERRRVRCAGVVLVRQRPGSASGVVFITLEDETGIANVVVWPKIMEQYRKEVMGARLILVEGYIQSSPEKVTHLIAQRMIDRSHDLVGLANDALSRKHPVPAGADLTEPLNDDRRDHADMPAQKIRHPRNVRILPPSRDFH, encoded by the coding sequence ATGACGACATCAGTCTATGCCGAGATCGGCATCACCACAAACTTCTCCTTCCTGCGCGGCGGCTCGGATCCGCGCGCCTATGTGCACCAGGCCAGCATTCTCGGCCTCCCAGTGATCGGCATTGCCGATCACAACACGCTCGCCGGCGTCGTGCGCGCCTACAAGGAGCTCGACAATGACAAGGTGCTGCACAAGCCGAAGCTGCTGATCGGCGCACGCATCGTCTTCATCGACGGCACGCCCGACATTCTGGTCTATCCGCGCGACCGCACTGCTTATGGCCGGCTGTGCCAGCTTCTGACTAAAGGCAAGCGCGGCGACGACATCATCCGGATCGAGAAGGGTGAGTGCCGTCTCAGCTTCGCCGATCTCCTGGAGTTTTCGGAAGGCCAGCTCCTGATCCTGACGCTGCCGCACCGCTTCGAGCCGGCGCAGGCGCTGGATATTCTTGCAAAGCTCAGGGCCAGCCGCGCCGAGGGCGTGTGGCTGGCGGCAAGCCTGATCTATCGCGGCGACGACCGCCGCCGCCTGGCGCGGCTCGATGATATCGCCGGACAAGCAAAAGTGCCGCTGCTCGCGACCAACGAGGTGCTCTATCACGATCCCGGTCGTCGTCCCCTCCAGGACGTGCTGACCTGCATCCGGGAAAAGACCACGATCGAGGCGGTCGGACGCAAGCTCGAAGCCAATGCCGAGCGGTTCTTGAAGACGCCACGTGAAATGGCGCGGTTGTTCCGCGATTTTCCTGATGCGATCGCGGAGACCATGCGCTTTGCCGACAGGATCGATTTCTCGCTCGACCAGCTCAAATACCAGTATCCGGACGAGCCGGTGCCGCCGGGCAAGACCGCGCAGGGGCATCTGGAGGATCTGACCTGGGCGGGGGTCGAGAAATATTTTGGCGTTATCGACAACATTGACGAAAAGCTGCGTGCCACCCTCAAGAAAGAGCTCGCGCTGATCGCCGAGCTGAAATACGCGCACTACTTCCTCACCGTGCACGACATCGTGCACTACGCGCGCAGCCAGAACATCTTGTGTCAGGGGCGAGGATCGGCGGCGAATTCGGCCGTGTGCTATGTGCTCGGCATCACCTCGGTCGATCCGACCAAGGTCGATCTGCTGTTCGAGCGATTCATCTCCAAGGAGCGGCTGGAGCCGCCCGACATCGACGTCGATTTCGAGCACTCGCGGCGCGAGGAGGTGATGCAATATGTCTATCGCCGCTACGGCCGTCATCGCGCCGCGATCATCGCAACCGTCATCCATTATCGCCCGCGCAGCGCCATCCGCGATGTCGGCAAGGCGCTCGGGCTGACCGAGGACGTCACCGCCGCGCTCGCCGACACCGTCTGGGGCAGCTGGGGCAATGGTCTCAACGACATGCAGGTCAGGCAGGCCGGCCTTGATCCCCAAAATCCCATGATCAACCTCGCCGTCGAGCTTGCGACCGAGCTGATCGAATTCCCACGCCATCTCTCCCAGCATGTCGGCGGCTATGTGCTCACACAGGACCGGCTCGACACCTATGTGCCGATCGGCAATGCCGCGATGGACGACCGAACCTTCATCGAATGGGACAAGGACGATGTCGACGCGCTCAACATGATGAAAGTCGACGTGCTCGCGCTGGGCATGCTGACCTGCATCCGGAAGTGTTTTGATCTGATCGCAGACCACAAGGGCGAGCGCTGGGTGCTGGCGAGCGTTCCGCAAGACGATGAAAATGTCTACGACATGCTGTGTCGCGGCGAATCGCTCGGCGTGTTCCAGGTCGAGAGCCGCGCGCAGATGAACATGTTGCCGCGGCTGAAGCCGCGGGAATTCTACGATCTCGTCATCGAGGTCGCGATCGTGCGCCCGGGGCCGATCCAGGGCGACATGGTGCATCCTTACTTAAGACGACGGAATGGGCTGGAGAAGGTGAGCTATCCGTCTCCGTCGCCGGACCACGGCGACAAGGATGAGCTTTACAATGTGCTGCATAAAACGCTCGGGGTACCCCTGTTCCAGGAGCAGGCGATGCGCATCGCGATCGAAGCGGCAAAATTCACTTCCGAGGAGGCCAACGGCCTGCGCCGTTCGATGGCGACCTTTCGCAATGTCGGCACCATCGGCCAATACGAGGAGAAGCTGATCGGCAACATGGTCGCGCGCGGCTATGATGCAAATTTCGCCAGAAGCTGTTTTGACCAGATCAAGGGCTTTGGTTCCTACGGTTTTCCGGAGAGCCATGCCGCGAGCTTCGCGCAGCTCGTCTACATCTCGTCGTGGCTGAAATATCATCATCCCGACGCCTTCTGCTGCGGCCTCCTGAACTCGCAACCGATGGGCTTTTACGCACCGGCGCAGATCGTCGGCGACGTCCGCAAGAACGGCGTCGAGGTGCGCGAGATCGATGTGTCCCACAGCTTTGCGCAGAGCACGCTGGAGAATACAGACGGAAAATATTGCGCCGTCCGTCTGGGCTTCCGCCAGATCGACGGCTTCCACTGGCTCGATGAGGATGAGGAGAGGCTGAAACGTTCTCAACTGTCATTCCGGGGCGCGCCACTTGGCGCGAACCCGGAATCCATCGGGCCGCATACGCCTGGCGAAATGGATTCCGGGCTCGTCGCTGACGCGACGCCCCGGAATGACAAGAGAGAAGACTGGGCCGACCGCATCATCGCCGCGCGCAACCGGCGCCCCTTCACCTCGCTCGAAGACTTCGCCCGCGATACCGGCCTGCCCAAGCGCGCGCTGATCCTGCTGGCGGATGCCGATGCGTTCCGCTCGCTCGGGCTCGACCGCCGCGAGGCGTTGTGGCAGGTGCGGCGGCTGCCCGACGATGTGCCACTACCGCTGTTCGAAGCGGCCACTGCGCGCGAACAGCCGGACGAGCAGGCCAAGCCGCTGCCCGTGATGCCGCGTCCCGAACAGGTCGTCGCCGACTACCAGACCATCCGGCTGTCACTTAAAGGCCATCCGATGGAATTCCTGCGCGAGATGTTTTCGCGCGAGCGCATCGTCGCCTGCAAGGAGATCAGTCACGAGAACGAGCGGCGCCGCGTCCGCTGCGCCGGCGTGGTGCTGGTGCGGCAGCGGCCGGGCAGCGCCAGCGGCGTCGTGTTCATCACACTGGAGGACGAAACCGGCATCGCCAATGTCGTGGTGTGGCCCAAGATCATGGAGCAGTACCGGAAAGAGGTGATGGGCGCGCGCCTCATCCTGGTCGAAGGCTATATCCAGAGCAGCCCCGAGAAGGTGACGCATCTCATCGCCCAGCGCATGATCGATCGTTCGCACGATCTGGTCGGTCTCGCCAATGATGCCCTGAGCCGCAAGCATCCGGTGCCGGCAGGCGCCGACCTGACCGAACCGCTCAACGACGACCGCCGTGACCACGCGGATATGCCTGCGCAAAAAATCCGCCACCCCCGCAACGTCCGCATCCTGCCGCCGTCGCGGGATTTTCACTAG